Part of the Streptomyces sp. NBC_01353 genome, ACCCACGACGGCGCCGCACCCGTGGGCACCGCAGGCACGGGGAGCCTGGGCCCGGCAAGGGCACCGTCCCGTGTGCCCACCCGTCCCGCCCAGCGGGACGATTGCCCACACGGGGGGCGGCGGACGAGGGGTGCGTGGGCGCCGCCCCGCGGAAGGGCTACGTGAAGACCACCGTGCGGCGGCCGTTCAGGAGGATGCGGCGTTCCGCGTGCCACTTCACCGCTCGCGCCAACGCCTGGCATTCCACGTCGCGGCCGATCGCCACCAGCTGGTCCGGGGTGACCTCGTGGCCCACCCGTTCGACCTCCTGCTCGATGATCGGGCCCTCGTCAAGGTCCGCCGTCACGTAGTGGGCCGTCGCGCCGATCAGCTTCACGCCGCGCGCGTGCGCCTGGTGGTAGGGCTTGGCGCCCTTGAAGCTCGGCAGGAAGGAGTGGTGGATGTTGATGATCCGGCCCGACAGCTGCTTGCACAGGTCGTCGGAGAGCACCTGCATGTAGCGGGCGAGGACGACGAGCTCGACGTTCTCCTCGCGGACGAGCTCCAGAAGCTCCGCCTCCGCCTCCGACTTGGTGTCCTTCGTGACCGGAATGTGCCGGAACGGAAGGCCGTAGGAGCCCACCAGCTCCTTGAAGTCCGTGTGGTTGGAGACGACCGCGACGATCTCGACCGGCAGCGCCCCGATCCGCGAGCGGAAGAGCAGATCGTTCAGGCAGTGGCCGAACTTCGACACCATCAGCACGACCCGCATACGCTCGTCGGCCCGGTTGATGTGCCAGTCCATCGCGAACGAGTCGCCCACGGCCGCGAAGCTCGCGCGGAGCTTCTCCACGGTCACCGGCGTCTCCGCCGAGAAGTGGACCCGCATGAAGAAGAGACCCGTGTCCCGGTCCTTGAACTGCTGGCTGTCCTCGATGTTGCATCCCGTGATGAAGAGATAGCTCGACACGGCGTGCACAATGCCCTGTTTGTCCGGGCAGGAAAGCGTGAGGACGTACTGGTCGGTCATCCCCGTAGGGTGCCACACCCCGCCGGAACGGCAGGGCCGCCGTCCGTCAGGCGGACCGCGTCATGATACGGAGCACGTCCAGGGAGCGCGGGGGCGTGTCCGGGTCCTCGCCGTCCGCCGACGCCATCCGTACGTGTGCCTCGCGGGCGGCCCGCACGGCCTCCGGCCACCCGTGGTGCTCCATGTACGCGGAGAACGGCGCGTCGGGCCCCACCTGGTGCATGATCCGCAGCACCCGCAGCACGGCCACGTCCACCAGCGCGGCCTCACCGGAGTCGCGGAAGATCGTTCCGACGTACTTCTCGGCGGACCAGTTGTCCAGCCAGGTGTCCTCGACCAGACGGTAGACGGCGTCGGTGACGTCGCCGTACCCGTCGTGACCGGCCAGCCAGGTCGTCTCGTGGAACCCTGGATCGGAGAGCATGTGCAGCGCCGAGCGCACGTTGCTGCGCCAGCGCCACCACGGCATGTCGTTGAGCGGCATGCCGCCCATGGTGGGGGAGCGACGGCCGCGACGGGAAGAGTTCACCGAACC contains:
- the purU gene encoding formyltetrahydrofolate deformylase — its product is MTDQYVLTLSCPDKQGIVHAVSSYLFITGCNIEDSQQFKDRDTGLFFMRVHFSAETPVTVEKLRASFAAVGDSFAMDWHINRADERMRVVLMVSKFGHCLNDLLFRSRIGALPVEIVAVVSNHTDFKELVGSYGLPFRHIPVTKDTKSEAEAELLELVREENVELVVLARYMQVLSDDLCKQLSGRIINIHHSFLPSFKGAKPYHQAHARGVKLIGATAHYVTADLDEGPIIEQEVERVGHEVTPDQLVAIGRDVECQALARAVKWHAERRILLNGRRTVVFT